A genomic segment from Desulfonatronum lacustre DSM 10312 encodes:
- a CDS encoding Lon protease family protein — MSIPKALPSQSLRARLDPEHIGYADSTQIPREDPAPPMQPRALHALELGLNIPKKEYNIFVVGEPQLGRTYLVQNYLTPRAAQRPTPPDWVYVFNFEDPDRPLAVSLAPGAAKTFKTELTAVVHRIRDEVPNRFSQDQYLRQKEKLVRQFQNSKEELILQMEEQADGHGFNLSFDEQGNVNLFPVVDGKVLNSGDVEKLESGVRLKLRNEGDQTLDAMLGLLRQINAREQDLREAERNLERDVLEQVLVEALEPFIAQHVEHERLHAFLTALRGDLLDNLDQFKPKEPGPQGGGPEAMASNEGFFDRYMVNLFVDNSRLSGAPIIVEDNPTFFNLLGCIEREAEWGALFTDFSLLKPGALHRANGGFLVLHIEDVLQHPQAWEGLLRALRSMQIRIEDPGDHHETIRTKTITPEPIALDVKVILVGTDEAYDLLLAYDDRFPKLFKIKGQIQDTVTRDADSIHKYVQTMGRMIREDELLPFDRDALAWLVDFASRLAEDQKKLSLRLPIVRELMIEASAMGTMRQAAMVDRRTLEEAWEARNYRANLYEEEFLSEYDRQLIKVATTGSAVGQANGLSVSFLGDYEMGLPHQISCSVGVGHGGIIDLEREAELGGPIHTKGMMILKSYLLKLFAQNKPVVLTASLCFEQSYAQVDGDSASGAELAALISALSGRPNNLALAFTGAVSQSGAIMAVGGVTRKVEGFFEVCRRRGLTGSQGVILPEDNVVHLMLKQDVIQAVEEGRFHIYPVCCIEEALEILTGLPAGRRLKNGSFSAGSLYRFADDRLKELEELATRDSSSRKPRRASPKAKKAIAAPLSAEVKGRRPRG, encoded by the coding sequence ATGTCCATACCTAAAGCATTGCCTTCCCAAAGTCTGCGCGCGCGGCTCGACCCCGAGCACATCGGCTACGCCGACAGCACCCAGATCCCCCGCGAGGACCCGGCTCCGCCCATGCAGCCCAGGGCCTTGCACGCCCTGGAGTTGGGCCTGAACATCCCCAAAAAGGAATACAATATCTTCGTTGTCGGTGAGCCGCAACTCGGGCGGACCTATCTCGTTCAGAACTACCTGACCCCGCGCGCCGCGCAACGGCCGACCCCGCCGGATTGGGTCTACGTCTTCAACTTCGAGGATCCGGATCGTCCTCTGGCCGTCTCCCTGGCCCCCGGCGCGGCCAAGACGTTCAAGACCGAGCTGACCGCCGTGGTGCATCGCATCCGTGACGAGGTGCCGAACCGTTTCAGCCAGGACCAGTATTTACGGCAAAAGGAAAAACTGGTCCGCCAGTTCCAAAACTCCAAGGAGGAGTTGATTCTCCAGATGGAGGAACAGGCCGACGGACACGGGTTCAACCTCTCCTTCGACGAGCAGGGCAACGTCAACCTGTTTCCCGTCGTGGACGGGAAGGTTTTGAACAGCGGCGACGTGGAGAAGCTGGAATCGGGGGTGCGGTTGAAGCTGCGCAACGAAGGCGATCAAACCTTGGACGCGATGCTCGGCCTGCTGCGCCAGATCAACGCCCGTGAGCAGGATTTGCGGGAGGCGGAACGCAATTTGGAGCGAGACGTGCTGGAACAGGTGCTGGTCGAAGCCCTGGAGCCTTTCATCGCTCAACATGTCGAGCACGAACGCCTCCATGCCTTCTTGACGGCATTGCGAGGGGACCTGCTGGACAACCTGGATCAGTTCAAGCCGAAGGAGCCGGGGCCCCAGGGCGGAGGGCCGGAAGCCATGGCCTCCAACGAAGGCTTTTTCGATCGGTATATGGTCAATCTGTTCGTGGACAACAGCCGTTTAAGCGGAGCGCCGATCATCGTCGAGGACAATCCTACGTTCTTCAACCTTCTGGGCTGCATCGAGCGCGAGGCTGAATGGGGGGCCCTGTTCACCGACTTTTCCCTGCTCAAGCCCGGCGCCTTGCACCGGGCCAACGGCGGGTTTCTGGTCCTGCACATCGAAGACGTTCTCCAGCATCCCCAGGCCTGGGAAGGTCTTTTGCGGGCACTGCGCTCCATGCAGATTCGCATCGAAGACCCGGGTGATCATCACGAAACGATCCGTACCAAGACCATCACTCCGGAACCCATCGCCCTGGACGTGAAGGTGATTCTCGTGGGCACGGACGAGGCCTACGACCTGCTCCTGGCCTACGACGACCGGTTCCCCAAGCTGTTCAAGATCAAGGGGCAGATTCAGGACACCGTGACCCGGGACGCGGATTCCATTCACAAGTACGTTCAGACCATGGGCCGGATGATCCGGGAGGACGAACTGCTGCCGTTCGACCGGGACGCCCTGGCCTGGCTGGTGGACTTCGCTTCCAGGCTGGCCGAGGACCAAAAGAAGTTGTCCCTGCGTTTGCCCATCGTCCGCGAACTGATGATCGAGGCCTCGGCCATGGGAACCATGCGCCAAGCCGCCATGGTCGACAGGCGAACCCTGGAGGAAGCCTGGGAGGCCCGCAACTACCGGGCCAATCTGTACGAAGAGGAATTTTTGTCCGAGTACGACCGGCAGTTGATCAAGGTTGCCACCACCGGCAGCGCCGTGGGCCAGGCCAACGGTCTGTCCGTCTCGTTCCTGGGGGACTACGAGATGGGGCTGCCGCATCAGATTTCGTGCAGCGTCGGCGTCGGACACGGCGGGATCATCGACCTGGAGCGGGAAGCCGAACTCGGCGGACCGATCCACACCAAGGGCATGATGATTCTCAAAAGTTACCTGCTCAAGCTCTTTGCCCAGAACAAGCCCGTGGTCCTCACCGCCAGCCTCTGTTTCGAGCAAAGTTACGCCCAGGTGGACGGCGACTCCGCTTCGGGCGCGGAACTGGCCGCGCTGATCTCGGCCCTTTCCGGTCGTCCGAACAACCTGGCCCTGGCTTTCACCGGCGCAGTCAGTCAATCCGGGGCGATCATGGCCGTGGGCGGGGTGACGCGCAAGGTGGAGGGTTTTTTCGAGGTCTGCCGCCGTCGCGGTCTGACCGGCAGCCAGGGAGTGATTCTGCCCGAGGACAACGTGGTTCACCTGATGCTCAAACAGGACGTGATCCAGGCCGTGGAGGAAGGACGATTCCATATTTATCCGGTCTGCTGCATTGAAGAGGCTTTGGAGATTCTGACCGGGCTGCCGGCCGGGCGGCGGCTGAAAAACGGTTCCTTCTCCGCGGGCAGCTTGTACCGCTTCGCGGATGACCGGCTCAAGGAACTGGAAGAGTTGGCCACACGGGATTCCTCGTCGCGAAAGCCGCGTCGGGCGTCGCCCAAGGCGAAGAAGGCCATTGCGGCGCCGCTCTCCGCCGAAGTCAAAGGACGGCGACCTCGGGGATAA
- a CDS encoding AtpZ/AtpI family protein, protein MFFRSKSKYKDLMQPFSQAGLLGIHLVASTFVGALIGWYLDKWLDTKPTLFLLFLVFGIIAGFKNMYMETKKIQRELDKQDAAARQNKPQD, encoded by the coding sequence ATGTTTTTTCGATCCAAGTCCAAGTACAAAGACCTGATGCAGCCGTTCTCCCAGGCCGGTCTTTTGGGCATCCACCTCGTCGCGTCGACGTTCGTGGGTGCGCTCATCGGGTGGTACCTGGACAAATGGTTGGACACCAAACCCACGCTGTTTCTGCTTTTCTTGGTTTTCGGGATCATCGCCGGCTTCAAGAACATGTACATGGAAACCAAGAAAATTCAGAGGGAGTTGGACAAGCAGGATGCGGCCGCTCGACAGAACAAACCACAAGATTGA
- a CDS encoding ATP synthase subunit I produces the protein MRPLDRTNHKIEAFLRRNGFYLDDVRILIRNQLYFLFLGCALMAFSGLAPWALAFGAGCALSTMNFWMLAKGLQSIVHRPDGAVAVSLIRFYGRLALTGVTLFGLIAWAGLPLAALIVGLSTVVVNILFWGVFRFHRQKVKEA, from the coding sequence ATGCGGCCGCTCGACAGAACAAACCACAAGATTGAGGCCTTTTTACGGCGCAATGGTTTCTACCTGGACGACGTACGCATTCTGATTCGCAATCAGCTGTATTTTCTGTTTTTAGGGTGCGCCCTGATGGCCTTCTCCGGGCTGGCCCCATGGGCTCTGGCCTTTGGCGCGGGGTGCGCGCTCAGCACGATGAACTTCTGGATGCTGGCAAAAGGGTTGCAATCCATCGTTCATCGCCCTGACGGCGCCGTCGCCGTCTCGCTGATTCGATTCTACGGACGACTTGCGTTGACCGGCGTGACGCTGTTCGGATTGATCGCCTGGGCGGGCCTGCCCCTGGCGGCCCTGATCGTCGGGCTTTCGACGGTCGTTGTGAATATTCTGTTCTGGGGCGTGTTCCGGTTTCACCGGCAAAAAGTGAAGGAGGCTTGA